The following is a genomic window from Cicer arietinum cultivar CDC Frontier isolate Library 1 unplaced genomic scaffold, Cicar.CDCFrontier_v2.0 Ca_scaffold_6267_v2.0, whole genome shotgun sequence.
ATGAGATTGTAACTGGTAAAGGTATAAATCAAATTGGTACTTTGAAACGAGCTGGGGATACTCGCTGGGGATCACATTTCTCTTCTATTTGTAGCTTGATAAATATGTATGAGGCAACttgtattgttttaaaaaaaattacaaatgaaaGAGCAAGTTATTCTACACGTGGGGATGCTGATAGtgcttataattatttgaaggcgtttgattttatatttatcttgcatttgatgaaaaaaattatggggATAACTGATATACTTTGTCAAGCCTTACAACAACAATCTCAGGATATAGTTAATGCCATGTGTTTGGTTGGAACAACAAAGTATCTTATTCAAGTATTGAGAGAAGATGGTTGGGATGCATTATTTACTGAAGTGAAGAACTTTTGTGAAAAACATGATATTGAAATTCCTGATCTCAACGATGttcattcaacaacaaaatttggACGATCTCGTCTTCAACAAGGTCAGGTTACAATAGAGCATTATTTTagagttgaaatattttttactgcCATTGATCAACAATTACAAGAGTTGAATAACAGATTTAGTGAACAAGCAATAGATTTGTTAACTCTAAGTTGTGCTTTGACTCCTAAGGATAATTATAAAtcttttaacattgaaaaaatttgcactctagttgaaaaatattacCCTGTGGATTTCAACATGCAAGagaagattaatttgaaatttcaactcCAACATTTCTTAATTGATGCTCGTCAAGatttaaatttgaagaatttatcaaCTATCCAAGAATTGTGCTCATGNNNNNNNNNNNNNNNNNNNNNNNNNNNNNNNNNNNNNNNNNNNNNNNNNNNNNNNNNNNNNNNNNNNNNNNNNNNNNNNNNNNNNNNNNNNNNNNNNNNNNNNNNNNNNNNNNNNNNNNNNNNNNNNNNNNNNNNNNNNNNNNNNNNNNNNNNNNNNNNNNNNNNNNNNNNNNNNNNNNNNNNNNNNNNNNNNNNNNNNNNNNNNNNNNNNNNNNNNNNNNNNNNNNNNNNNNNNNNNNNNNNNNNNNNNNNNNNNNNNNNNNNNNNNNNNNNNNNNNNNNNNNNNNNNNNNNNNNNNNNNNNNNNNNNNNNNNNNNNNNNNNNNNNNNNNNNNNNNNNNNNNNNNNNNNNNNNNNNNNNNNNNNNNNNNNNNNNNNNNNNNNNNNNNNNNNNNNNNNNNNNNNNNNNNNNNNNNNNNNNNNNNNNNNNNNNNNNNNNNNNNNNNNNNNNNNNNNNNNNNNNNNNNNNNNNNNNNNNNNNNNNNNNNNNNNNNNNNNNNNNNNNNNNNNNNNNNNNNNNNNNNNNNNNNNNNNNNNNNNNNNNNNNNNNNNNNNNNNNNNNNNNNNNNNNNNNNNNNNNNNNNNNNNNNNNNNNNNNNNNNNNNNNNNNNNNNNNNNNNNNNNNNNNNNNNNNNNNNNNNNNNNNNNNNNNNNNNNNNNNNNNNNNNNNNNNNNNNNNNNNNNNNNNNNNNNNNNNNNNNNNNNNNNNNNNNNNNNNNNNNNNNNNNNNNNNNNNNNNNNNNNNNNNNNNNNNNNNNNNNNNNNNNNNNNNNNNNNNNNNNNNNNNNNNNNNNNNNNNNNNNNNNNNNNNNNNNNNNNNNNNNNNNNNNNNNNNNNNNNNNNNNNNNNNNNNNNNNNNNNNNNNNNNNNNNNNNNNNNNNNNNNNNNNNNNNNNNNNNNNNNNNNNNNNNNNNNNNNNNNNNNNNNNNNNNNNNNNNNNNNNNNNNNNNNNNNNNNNNNNNNNNNNNNNNNNNNNNNNNNNNNNNNNNNNNNNNNNNNNNNNNNNNNNNNNNNNNNNNNNNNNNNNNNNNNNNNNNNNNNNNNNNNNNNNNNNNNNNNNNNNNNNNNNNNNNNNNNNNNNNNNNNNNNNNNNNNNNNNNNNNNNNNNNNNNNNNNNNNNNNNNNNNNNNNNNNNNNNNNNNNNNNNNNNNNNNNNNNNNNNNNNNNNNNNNNNNNNNNNNNNNNNNNNNNNNNNNNNNNNNNNNNNNNNNNNNNNNNNNNNNNNNNNNNNNNNNNNNNNNNNNNNNNNNNNNNNNNNNNNNNNNNNNNNNNNNNNNNNNNNNNNNNNNNNNNNNNNNNNNNNNNNNNNNNNNNNNNNNNNNNNNNNNNNNNNNNNNNNNNNNNNNNNNNNNNNNNNNNNNNNNNNNNNNNNNNNNNNNNNNNNNNNNNNNNNNNNNNNNNNNNNNNNNNNNNNNNNNNNNNNNNNNNNNNNNNNNNNNNNNNNNNNNNNNNNNNNNNNNNNNNNNNNNNNNNNNNNNNNNNNNNNNNNNNNNNNNNNNNNNNNNNNNNNNNNNNNNNNNNNNNNNNNNNNNNNNNNNNNNNNNNNNNNNNNNNNNNNNNNNNNNNNNNNNNNNNNNNNNNNNNNNNNNNNNNNNNNNNNNNNNNNNNNNNNNNNNNNNNNNNNNNNNNNNNNNNNNNNNNNNNNNNNNNNNNNNNNNNNNNNNNNNNNNNNNNNNNNNNNNNNNNNNNNNNNNNNNNNNNNNNNNNNNNNNNNNNNNNNNNNNNNNNNNNNNNNNNNNNNNNNNNNNNNNNNNNNNNNNNNNNNNNNNNNNNNNNNNNNNNNNNNNNNNNNNNNNNNNNNNNNNNNNNNNNNNNNNNNNNNNNNNNNNNNNNNNNNNNNNNNNNNNNNNNNNNNNNNNNNNNNNNNNNNNNNNNNNNNNNNNNNNNNNNNNNNNNNNNNNNNNNNNNNNNNNNNNNNNNNNNNNNNNNNNNNNNNNNNNNNNNNNNNNNNNNNNNNNNNNNNNNNNNNNNNNNNNNNNNNNNNNNNNNNNNNNNNNNNNNNNNNNNNNNNNNNNNNNNNNNNNNNNNNNNNNNNNNNNNNNNNNNNNNNNNNNNNNNNNNNNNNNNNNNNNNNNNNNNNNNNNNNNNNNNNNNNNNNNNNNNNNNNNNNNNNNNNNNNNNNNNNNNNNNNNNNNNNNNNNNNNNNNNNNNNNNNNNNNNNNNNNNNNNNNNNNNNNNNNNNNNNNNNNNNNNNNNNNNNNNNNNNNNNNNNNNNNNNNNNNNNNNNNNNNNNNNNNNNNNNNNNNNNNNNNNNNNNNNNNNNNNNNNNNNNNNNNNNNNNNNNNNNNNNNNNNNNNNNNNNNNNNNNNNNNNNNNNNNNNNNNNNNNNNNNNNNNNNNNNNNNNNNNNNNNNNNNNNNNNNNNNNNNNNNNNNNNNNNNNNNNNNNNNNNNNNNNNNNNNNNNNNNNNNNNNNNNNNNNNNNNNNNNNNNNNNNNNNNNNNNNNNNNNNNNNNNNNNNNNNNNNNNNNNNNNNNNNNNNNNNNNNNNNNNNNNNNNNNNNNNNNNNNNNNNNNNNNNNNNNNNNNNNNNNNNNNNNNNNNNNNNNNNNNNNNNNNNNNNNNNNNNNNNNNNNNNNNNNNNNNNNNNNNNNNNNNNNNNNNNNNNNNNNNNNNNNNNNNNNNNNNNNNNNNNNNNNNNNNNNNNNNNNNNNNNNNNNNNNNNNNNNNNNNNNNNNNNNNNNNNNNNNNNNNNNNNNNNNNNNNNNNNNNNNNNNNNNNNNNNNNNNNNNNNNNNNNNNNNNNNNNNNNNNNNNNNNNNNNNNNNNNNNNNNNNNNNNNNNNNNNNNNNNNNNNNNNNNNNNNNNNNNNNNNNNNNNNNNNNNNNNNNNNNNNNNNNNNNNNNNNNNNNNNNNNNNNNNNNNNNNNNNNNNNNNNNNNNNNNNNNNNNNNNNNNNNNNNNNNNNNNNNNNNNNNNNNNNNNNNNNNNNNNNNNNNNNNNNNNNNNNNNNNNNNNNNNNNNNNNNNNNNNNNNNNNNNNNNNNNNNNNNNNNNNNNNNNNNNNNNNNNNNNNNNNNNNNNNNNNNNNNNNNNNNNNNNNNNNNNNNNNNNNNNNNNNNNNNNNNNNNNNNNNNNNNNNNNNNNNNNNNNNNNNNNNNNNNNNNNNNNNNNNNNNNNNNNNNNNNNNNNNNNNNNNNNNNNNNNNNNNNNNNNNNNNNNNNNNNNNNNNNNNNNNNNNNNNNNNNNNNNNNNNNNNNNNNNNNNNNNNNNNNNNNNNNNNNNNNNNNNNNNNNNNNNNNNNNNNNNNNNNNNNNNNNNNNNNNNNNNNNNNNNNNNNNNNNNNNNNNNNNNNNNNNNNNNNNNNNNNNNNNNNNNNNNNNNNNNNNNNNNNNNNNNNNNNNNNNNNNNNNNNNNNNNNNNNNNNNNNNNNNNNNNNNNNNNNNNNNNNNNNNNNNNNNNNNNNNNNNNNNNNNNNNNNNNNNNNNNNNNNNNNNNNNNNNNNNNNNNNNNNNNNNNNNNNNNNNNNNNNNNNNNNNNNNNNNNNNNNNNNNNNNNNNNNNNNNNNNNNNNNNNNNNNNNNNNNNNNNNNNNNNNNNNNNNNNNNNNNNNNNNNNNNNNNNNNNNNNNNNNNNNNNNNNNNNNNNNNNNNNNNNNNNNNNNNNNNNNNNNNNNNNNNNNNNNNNNNNNNNNNNNNNNNNNNNNNNNNNNNNNNNNNNNNNNNNNNNNNNNNNNNNNNNNNNNNNNNNNNNNNNNNNNNNNNNNNNNNNNNNNNNNNNNNNNNNNNNNNNNNNNNNNNNNNNNNNNNNNNNNNNNNNNNNNNNNNNNNNNNNNNNNNNNNNNNNNNNNNNNNNNNNNNNNNNNNNNNNNNNNNNNNNNNNNNNNNNNNNNNNNNNNNNNNNNNNNNNNNNNNNNNNNNNNNNNNNNNNNNNNNNNNNNNNNNNNNNNNNNNNNNNNNNNNNNNNNNNNNNNNNNNNNNNNNNNNNNNNNNNNNNNNNNNNNNNNNNNNNNNNNNNNNNNNNNNNNNNNNNNNNNNNNNNNNNNNNNNNNNNNNNNNNNNNNNNNNNNNNNNNNNNNNNNNNNNNNNNNNNNNNNNNNNNNNNNNNNNNNNNNNNNNNNNNNNNNNNNNNNNNNNNNNNNNNNNNNNNNNNNNNNNNNNNNNNNNNNNNNNNNNNNNNNNNNNNNNNNNNNNNNNNNNNNNNNNNNNNNNNNNNNNNNNNNNNNNNNNNNNNNNNNNNNNNNNNNNNNNNNNNNNNNNNNNNNNNNNNNNNNNNNNNNNNNNNNNNNNNNNNNNNNNNNNNNNNNNNNNNNNNNNNNNNNNNNNNNNNNNNNNNNNNNNNNNNNNNNNNNNNNNNNNNNNNNNNNNNNNNNNNNNNNNNNNNNNNNNNNNNNNNNNNNNNNNNNNNNNNNNNNNNNNNNNNNNNNNNNNNNNNNNNNNNNNNNNNNNNNNNNNNNNNNNNNNNNNNNNNNNNNNNNNNNN
Proteins encoded in this region:
- the LOC140919212 gene encoding uncharacterized protein, giving the protein MRGQGYDGASNMRGEWNGLQALFMKDCPYAYYVHCFAHRLQLALRHDELQAAQLEEIAHLLEIDEIVTGKGINQIGTLKRAGDTRWGSHFSSICSLINMYEDIVNAMCLVGTTKYLIQVLREDGWDALFTEVKNFCEKHDIEIPDLNDVHSTTKFGRSRLQQGQ